The genomic region GGTACATTTATGAATATCTGAAATGCCGTAAGCCCTTTCAGCGGCTTTGGATAAGCTCGCTTACTGAAAAAGCAATCAAGCAAGGGTTTGACAGCCTGAAAGACGGTAAAGAATTTGACGGCTTATTTCAGGCTGCACAAGGCAGAAGCCGTGCCGATTGGCTGATCGGCATCAATGCGACACAGGCATTGAGTATAGCCGCTGGCAACGGCATTTATTCGCTGGGCAGGGTGCAAACACCTACATTGGCTTTGATTTGTAAACGCTATCTGGAAAATAAAAATTTCGCTATTAAAAAGTATTGGCAAATTCAGCTATTGCACCGCAAAGAGGATATTGATTTTAAGAGTATCTCAAAAACCAAATGGAACGAACAAAAGCTTGCGGAAGATACATTACGACTGGTCCAAAGACACGGAACCGCAACGGTCATATCTGTGGAAAACAAAAACACCACGGAGCAACCCCCCTTGCTTTTTGATCTCACAGGCTTGCAAAAAGAAGCCAATAAAAAGCTGAACCTGTCGGCAGAGCAAACACTCAATATTGCCCAGAACCTTTATGAAAAGAAATTTATTACCTATCCACGTACCGGAAGCAAATATATACCCGAAGATATGTGGAGTGAGATACCTAATCTTGTAAGAGCGTTACAGGACAATGATAACTTTAAGCAAGCTATTTCTAAATTAAAATGGGGTCGCTTCAATAAACGTGTCGTGAATGACCTGCGTGTAACAGACCACCACGGAATACTCATCACGGACAAAGTGCCGTCTGCACTCAATGCCGACGAAACAAAGGTTTATGATATGATTGCCTTTCGACTGCTCGAAGCTATCTCTCAGCCTTGCATTAAAGAAATAACGGATATAGCATTGGAAGTATCACACTACGATTTTATGCTAAAAGGCTGTAAAGTTTTGGAAGCGGGCTGGCGTTCGATCAAAGGAACATTTTCGGACGAAGATACCGAACCGATACAGGATTTGCCCGAACTGAAAAAAGGCGGTGAATTGAAAATCAAAGAAGCCTCCTGTTTGGAAAAGAAAACAAAACCACCTGTGCTGTTTACCGAAGCCGGACTATTGTCGGCAATGGAAAATGCCGGAAAGGAAATAGCGAATGAAGATGAGCGTAAAGCCTTGCAAGGCATTGGCATTGGAACACCCGCTACAAGAGCGGCAATAATCGAAACGCTTTTTAAGCGG from Sphingobacterium sp. BN32 harbors:
- a CDS encoding type IA DNA topoisomerase; translation: MKTIIAEKPSVAREIASLLGVSEKKDGYLTGNGYFVTWAFGHLIGLGMPEDYGISGFDKASLPILPNPFILTVRKVKKDKGYTVDTGALKQLKVIKELFHKSNSIIVATDAGREGELIFRYIYEYLKCRKPFQRLWISSLTEKAIKQGFDSLKDGKEFDGLFQAAQGRSRADWLIGINATQALSIAAGNGIYSLGRVQTPTLALICKRYLENKNFAIKKYWQIQLLHRKEDIDFKSISKTKWNEQKLAEDTLRLVQRHGTATVISVENKNTTEQPPLLFDLTGLQKEANKKLNLSAEQTLNIAQNLYEKKFITYPRTGSKYIPEDMWSEIPNLVRALQDNDNFKQAISKLKWGRFNKRVVNDLRVTDHHGILITDKVPSALNADETKVYDMIAFRLLEAISQPCIKEITDIALEVSHYDFMLKGCKVLEAGWRSIKGTFSDEDTEPIQDLPELKKGGELKIKEASCLEKKTKPPVLFTEAGLLSAMENAGKEIANEDERKALQGIGIGTPATRAAIIETLFKRDYIKREKKSLVPTEKGLQVYDAVKDKRIADVAMTAEWEMALQKIENNEADAMDFHQSMEAYASAVTQELLSISIAGEKQHELTCQKCKAHKLLIRDKVVKCPDEACNWLLFRNICGVRLSLNEVENLVNKGTTSLIKGMKSKAGKKFDARIVLKDTYETSFEFDNSTYKKR